A single genomic interval of Lewinellaceae bacterium harbors:
- the murB gene encoding UDP-N-acetylmuramate dehydrogenase, whose translation MKIQENVSLRAYNTFGIEARARHFVEIHSAGELQEALRLWQGGRPFILGGGSNILLTGEAERLVIKNSIRERAMADGKGGSARVSAGGGENWHDFVLWCLSHELGGIENLSLIPGTAGAAPIQNIGAYGVEIQDVFSSLEAVDLDTGAIHSFGKTACRFGYRDSIFKRELKGQYCITRITLELTTANHRLNTSYGAIRETLEAQGIAAPTIHDVSRAVIAIRSSKLPDPAVLGNSGSFFKNPELPRGRYEELQQDYREMPSYPTGEGWVKIPAGWLIEQAGWKGKRLGDAGCYEKQALVLVNHGRATGKDILNLAQQIRLSVEEMFGIWLEMEVNVI comes from the coding sequence ATGAAGATTCAGGAAAACGTTTCGCTCAGAGCTTACAATACCTTTGGCATAGAAGCCAGGGCCCGCCATTTCGTCGAAATACACAGCGCCGGAGAATTGCAGGAGGCGCTTCGGCTATGGCAGGGCGGCAGGCCTTTCATCCTCGGCGGCGGCAGCAACATCCTGCTCACGGGGGAGGCCGAGCGGCTCGTCATCAAAAACAGCATCAGAGAAAGGGCCATGGCCGACGGAAAAGGCGGAAGCGCCCGCGTATCGGCGGGAGGAGGGGAAAACTGGCATGATTTCGTGCTCTGGTGCCTGAGCCACGAGCTGGGCGGCATCGAAAACCTCTCTCTCATCCCCGGCACTGCCGGGGCCGCCCCTATACAGAACATCGGGGCTTATGGGGTGGAAATCCAGGATGTTTTTTCCAGCCTGGAAGCCGTCGACCTGGATACCGGCGCCATCCATTCCTTCGGCAAAACAGCCTGCCGCTTCGGCTACCGCGACAGCATCTTCAAACGGGAACTCAAAGGCCAATACTGCATCACCCGCATCACTCTGGAGCTCACTACCGCCAACCACCGGCTCAATACCTCCTACGGGGCCATCCGGGAAACGCTGGAAGCGCAAGGCATCGCGGCGCCCACCATCCATGACGTCAGCCGGGCGGTGATCGCCATCCGGTCCAGCAAACTGCCCGACCCGGCCGTATTGGGCAATTCCGGCAGCTTTTTCAAAAACCCGGAACTGCCCCGGGGCCGCTACGAAGAACTCCAACAAGACTACCGGGAGATGCCCTCCTACCCCACCGGAGAAGGCTGGGTAAAAATTCCCGCCGGCTGGCTCATCGAACAGGCGGGATGGAAAGGCAAACGCCTGGGAGATGCAGGCTGCTATGAAAAACAGGCCCTGGTGCTGGTCAATCACGGCCGGGCCACCGGAAAGGATATTCTCAACCTGGCGCAGCAAATCCGGCTGTCGGTGGAAGAAATGTTTGGGATTTGGCTGGAAATGGAGGTGAATGTGATTTGA
- a CDS encoding ATP-binding cassette domain-containing protein, giving the protein MGMRRQTKVSDEEIRPKLNREKLVEAAQVFRFIRPYRWSFIFGLALLFISSLVFMLFPYLSGLMVDVAQGNAEMDISLSQIGWVLLAVLAAQGIVSYSRILLFAVVSEKGIADVRKALYQKLVTLPIVFFEQSRVGELVSRLTADVEKLYSAFSITLAEFIRQVIILVAGIAFLAIRAPKLSLIMLGTFPVIVIGAMFFGRFIRKLSKSRQEELAHSNTTLNETIQAIQAVKAFTNELFEALRYGRSIDRVVKVALRYARWRALFSVFIITFLFGALFFIIWQGARMLESGAMTAGQLIEFVVYTGILGGAIAGLGNFYTEILGAVGATERIREILQEESEVEASDGHDVENITLKGNIRYEDVHFSYPTRKDMPVLKGLDFELESGQKVALVGTSGAGKSTIVQLLLKFYEVDSGDIKVDGQSIYDINTTAYRRNIAIVPQEVILFGGSIKENILYGKPEATEEEVIEAARKANAWDFIRSFPEGLETLVGERGVKLSGGQRQRIAIARAILKDPAILLLDEATSSLDAESEKAVQDALNKLMEGRTSIIIAHRLATIRDVDCIYVIDKGRIIEQGTHEELSLIEDGTYNSLARLQFELT; this is encoded by the coding sequence ATGGGAATGCGGAGGCAAACCAAGGTATCAGACGAAGAAATTCGCCCGAAGCTGAACCGGGAGAAGCTGGTGGAAGCCGCCCAGGTCTTTCGCTTTATCCGGCCTTATCGCTGGTCCTTTATCTTCGGCCTGGCGCTCCTGTTTATTTCCAGCCTGGTGTTCATGTTGTTCCCTTATCTGTCTGGCCTGATGGTAGATGTAGCCCAGGGCAATGCAGAGATGGACATTTCCCTGAGCCAGATCGGTTGGGTGTTGCTCGCCGTGCTGGCCGCTCAGGGCATAGTGTCTTATTCCCGCATCCTGCTCTTTGCCGTGGTCAGCGAGAAAGGCATCGCCGATGTGCGAAAAGCGCTGTATCAGAAACTGGTGACGCTGCCCATCGTCTTTTTCGAGCAAAGCCGGGTGGGCGAGTTGGTCAGCCGCCTGACGGCTGATGTAGAAAAATTGTACAGCGCTTTTTCCATTACCCTCGCCGAATTTATCCGGCAGGTCATCATACTGGTGGCGGGCATCGCCTTCCTGGCCATCCGGGCCCCCAAGCTTTCGCTGATCATGCTGGGCACCTTCCCGGTGATCGTCATTGGCGCCATGTTTTTCGGCCGCTTTATCCGCAAATTGTCCAAAAGCCGCCAGGAAGAGCTGGCCCACTCCAATACCACACTCAATGAAACCATACAGGCCATACAGGCCGTCAAAGCGTTCACCAATGAGCTGTTTGAAGCGCTGCGGTACGGCCGTTCTATCGACCGGGTGGTCAAAGTGGCCCTCCGCTATGCGCGCTGGCGCGCCCTCTTTTCGGTCTTCATCATTACCTTCCTTTTTGGCGCCCTGTTCTTCATCATCTGGCAAGGCGCCAGAATGCTGGAAAGCGGGGCGATGACCGCCGGGCAGCTGATCGAATTCGTAGTGTATACCGGCATCCTGGGCGGCGCCATCGCCGGGCTGGGCAATTTCTACACGGAGATTCTGGGAGCGGTGGGAGCTACCGAACGCATCCGGGAAATCCTCCAGGAAGAGAGCGAAGTAGAGGCATCCGACGGCCATGACGTCGAAAACATAACCTTAAAAGGCAATATCCGCTACGAGGATGTGCACTTTAGCTATCCCACCCGGAAAGATATGCCGGTGCTCAAAGGATTGGATTTCGAGCTGGAATCCGGGCAGAAGGTAGCGTTGGTGGGCACCAGCGGCGCCGGAAAATCCACCATCGTACAACTGCTGCTGAAATTCTACGAAGTAGACAGTGGGGATATCAAAGTGGACGGGCAAAGCATTTACGATATCAATACCACTGCCTACCGCCGGAATATTGCGATCGTGCCACAAGAGGTGATCCTCTTTGGGGGGTCTATCAAGGAAAACATCCTGTACGGCAAACCGGAAGCTACCGAAGAAGAAGTGATCGAAGCAGCCCGCAAGGCCAATGCCTGGGATTTTATCCGGTCCTTCCCGGAAGGGCTTGAAACCCTGGTGGGCGAGCGCGGCGTCAAGCTCTCCGGCGGGCAGCGGCAGCGCATCGCCATTGCCCGCGCTATTCTGAAAGATCCCGCTATTTTATTGCTCGACGAGGCCACCTCCTCTCTGGACGCCGAGTCGGAAAAAGCCGTACAAGATGCCCTCAACAAACTGATGGAAGGGCGTACTTCGATCATCATTGCCCACCGCCTGGCCACCATCCGGGATGTAGACTGTATTTACGTGATCGATAAAGGGCGGATCATAGAGCAAGGCACCCACGAGGAGCTTTCCCTGATCGAGGATGGAACGTATAATTCTCTGGCCCGGCTCCAGTTCGAACTCACCTGA